The Plantactinospora sp. KBS50 sequence GTCCGTCGAGCAGGAAGTGAGCCATTCCGCGCAACGTTGCGGTTGCTGTCTGTAGCCGACGAGATGCGTGGAAAGTCGGAGACGCGCCGGATGATCGCGGCTACGTAGGAACGGCGCAGAACCTCGATAAGAAGGTGGCCTCCTACAGCTCAACTTCATAGAGGTCCTGCGCCGACGATGAGTGTCACATACACCGCTGTCCTGCCGGTACGCGAACACACCGTGGGCGTACTCGCCGGTCTGCTCACCACGGAACGCGCCCGCCGCGGTACCCGTGCCGGAACCCGCGCTCTGCCATGCCGTGACCAGGCGGTCCTGATCCTGCGCTGGTTCCTCGACAGCACGCGGATGCGGCAACTCGCCCGGGACAACGCGATCAGCCTCTCCACCAGCTACGACTACCTCCACGAAGGCATCGATGTTCTCGCCGCCCGGTCACCGACCCTGCACGGCGCCCTACTCGCGGCGAAGGCCGCCGGCCATGACTACGTGAACATCGACGGGATTCTGGTCGAGACCGACCGGTGCCGCACCCCGGGCCCTACGGAGGGCGTCGACCTGTGGTGGTCCGGTAAACACGACAACCACGGCGGCAACGTCCAGGTCGTCACCGTGCCCGACGGCTGGCCGATCTGGACCTCCGGTGTGCGGCCCGGCCGCGAACACGACACCACCGCCGTCCGCACCCACGCCGAGATCCTGCCCGCCCTCACCGCCGCCGGCTCCGACCTGCGCACCCTCGGCGATCTGGGCTACGAGGGCGAGTCCGGCACCATCACCGTCGCGTTCAAGAAGCCGAAGAACGCCAAGCTCAGCCTCGTCCAGCAGCAGCTCAACAAGGCCCACAACAGCCTGCGAGCGATCGCCGAACGCGGCAACTCGCTGCTCAAGATGACCTTCAAGGCGCTGCGCAACGTCAGCCTCAACCCATGGCGGATCGGCAAGATCGTCGCCGCCGCGTTGGCCGTTCTCCACATCGAGCACGACCGCACTACATGACAACCCTCAGTAGTCAGAACCTTGCACGGAATGGCTCAGTGGAACAGGCCCCAGTGCCGTTCCCGCCTGAACCAGGGACCTTCGATGTCCAGCAGCCCGAAGGCGACGGCAGTCGGCCGGCCAGGCGCGTGGGAGTACCGTGCGACGACATCGGCGTCCAGCTCGGTCGGGTCGCCCATCGGGACCGCGAACTCGAACAGTTCGTCGTGGTCGCCGACCCTTCGACGATCGAGCCGGTAGTAGCCCGCGTTGGCAGGGTCGACGGAATACTCGAACTCTTCGTTGCGCCAGCCAGCCGGCCCGTCGAACGCGAAGTAGTCGTCCGTTGAGCCCGGCGCGACGAGCGTCGGCAGCGTGTCCAGGAGCATCACCTGGTAGTCACCACGCGGCAGCCGGGCTGCGAAAGCATCGATGACTTCCTGGTCGAGCCCGTCCAGCCCGGCGTTGAGACGATCTCGTACGGCGGTCGCCGACAATGGTCCGCGCGGAGCGCCGGGCTGGCGGCGCAGGACGAGCCCGCAGGTGCCGCACGAGTAGCCGATCTGGTAGGCGGCAACGCCGTCGATAGTCAGGTAGCGACTCGGCATCCTGCATCCATCGACTCCGATCTGAGGACTGGCGGTACCGAGCGTCATCAGTTCGTGAGCGATGAGCTTCGTCATACGCCGCCGAACACGCACAGCGACAGCTCCCACGGGTGGCCGAACGTACCGAACCGGAAGCCCTCGGCGAGGTAGATGGAGTAGTCGCCGTCGGGGTACGGAGACAACGGCCAGCCGGGCCGGCCCGGCGGATCGATGTTCTCCGGTCCGACGAGGCTGGGCCAAGCCCGGGCCGGCTCGGTGATCGCCGGAACACGGTGCATGCTGGGCCGGAAGTCGAACACCGCGTTGACGCGGTCCCAGACCGCCTTTTCGTCGCCGGTCAACTCGCGGTACGCCCTCGTCGCCATCCGTTGCTCACACTCCAATCAGGCGTGGTAGTAGTCGGCGTACGAGGACACCTGTCTCTCCACCGAGAAATCAGCGAAGCCCCCTGCCGCCTCACTACGACCGAGGTGATCCAGCGCCTGCACGGCGTCTTCGGAACCCACCGTGAGCAGGTATCCCTTGGTTTCGGCCAGCCCGCCGCCGCACAGCAACTGGACGTCGACCGAGCAGAACGCGTCCCAGCTTGACGACTTCGCCCGCCAGATCGTCAGGACGTCGCTCATCACGCCGGCGTTGAACAGCTGGACGCAGCAGAGCTTCATCACCTCCGTGTCGCCGTAACCCTGACTCTGCCGCTCACGCTCGGTCTGGGCCGTGAGCAGGTCGCGGATCTGATCGAGGTGTT is a genomic window containing:
- a CDS encoding transposase family protein, with translation MSVTYTAVLPVREHTVGVLAGLLTTERARRGTRAGTRALPCRDQAVLILRWFLDSTRMRQLARDNAISLSTSYDYLHEGIDVLAARSPTLHGALLAAKAAGHDYVNIDGILVETDRCRTPGPTEGVDLWWSGKHDNHGGNVQVVTVPDGWPIWTSGVRPGREHDTTAVRTHAEILPALTAAGSDLRTLGDLGYEGESGTITVAFKKPKNAKLSLVQQQLNKAHNSLRAIAERGNSLLKMTFKALRNVSLNPWRIGKIVAAALAVLHIEHDRTT
- a CDS encoding DUF2716 domain-containing protein is translated as MATRAYRELTGDEKAVWDRVNAVFDFRPSMHRVPAITEPARAWPSLVGPENIDPPGRPGWPLSPYPDGDYSIYLAEGFRFGTFGHPWELSLCVFGGV